In Streptomyces sp. NBC_00448, the following are encoded in one genomic region:
- a CDS encoding FGGY-family carbohydrate kinase has product MTDTPDQDLWLGIDLGTQGVRALAVTGDGRVLGRGSAPLTGTRDGDRHEQLPSDWWDGVGAAVRATLRPLEPARVRGLAVCGTSGTVLLTDSRGTPVTAALMYDDSRAAAEARHAQETAADVWDALGYRIQPSWALAKVLRLVRQGGGDPAALRGARVCHQADFVTTRLVGHPVPTDSSHALKTGYDLHGRSWPRAVHEQLGLSGLDFPPVVAPGTVLGTVCAEAAGLTGLAEGTPVVAGMTDGCAAQLGSGAWDIGQWNTVLGTTLVIKGVTARPLADPAGVLYNHRSADGNWLPGGASSVGAGALARAFPGADLARLDRAAAAHEPASVLSYPLVSHGERFPFLAPDAEPFTLGTPADDGDLHASLLQGVAFVERLCLSYVRQLGARIEGPVAFTGGATGSAYWNQLRADVLGRPATIPEQADSALGMAVLAAHGVRSAGDSEPAAWSDLRPMVRLRTTLEPRPEVSRRFDEPFVALVDEWERRGWLPTETAAYAREHG; this is encoded by the coding sequence GTGACGGACACACCCGACCAGGACCTGTGGCTGGGGATCGACCTCGGGACGCAGGGCGTACGGGCCCTCGCCGTGACGGGCGACGGCCGGGTGCTCGGCCGGGGCTCCGCCCCGCTCACCGGCACCCGGGACGGCGACCGTCACGAACAGCTCCCCTCCGACTGGTGGGACGGCGTCGGCGCGGCGGTCCGCGCGACGCTGCGCCCGCTGGAGCCCGCGCGGGTGCGGGGCCTGGCGGTGTGCGGCACCTCCGGCACCGTCCTGCTCACGGACTCCCGCGGCACCCCGGTGACCGCCGCGCTGATGTACGACGACAGCCGGGCCGCCGCCGAGGCGCGCCACGCCCAGGAGACCGCCGCCGATGTGTGGGACGCCCTCGGCTACCGCATCCAGCCGAGCTGGGCGCTGGCGAAGGTGCTCCGGCTCGTCCGCCAAGGCGGCGGCGACCCGGCGGCGCTCCGGGGCGCCCGGGTCTGCCACCAGGCGGACTTCGTCACCACCCGGCTGGTCGGGCACCCGGTGCCGACCGACTCCAGCCACGCCCTCAAGACCGGATACGACCTGCACGGCCGCAGCTGGCCCCGCGCGGTCCACGAGCAACTGGGCCTGTCCGGACTGGACTTCCCGCCGGTGGTGGCCCCCGGCACCGTACTCGGCACCGTCTGCGCCGAGGCGGCCGGCCTGACCGGACTCGCCGAGGGCACCCCGGTCGTCGCCGGGATGACGGACGGCTGCGCGGCCCAACTCGGCTCGGGCGCCTGGGACATCGGGCAGTGGAACACCGTTCTCGGCACCACCCTCGTCATCAAGGGCGTCACGGCGCGCCCGCTCGCGGACCCGGCCGGCGTGCTCTACAACCACCGCTCGGCAGACGGCAACTGGCTCCCGGGCGGCGCCTCCAGCGTCGGCGCCGGCGCGCTGGCCCGGGCGTTCCCCGGGGCCGACCTGGCCCGGCTGGACCGGGCCGCCGCCGCGCACGAGCCGGCGAGCGTGCTCTCCTACCCCCTCGTCTCGCACGGCGAGCGCTTCCCGTTCCTGGCGCCCGACGCCGAGCCCTTCACCCTGGGCACCCCCGCCGACGACGGCGACCTGCACGCCTCCCTCCTGCAGGGCGTGGCGTTCGTGGAACGCCTCTGCCTCTCCTACGTACGGCAGTTGGGCGCCCGGATCGAGGGGCCGGTCGCCTTCACCGGGGGCGCCACCGGCAGCGCGTACTGGAACCAGTTGCGCGCCGATGTGCTCGGCCGGCCGGCCACCATTCCCGAACAGGCCGACTCGGCCCTCGGGATGGCCGTGCTCGCCGCGCACGGCGTCCGATCCGCGGGCGACTCCGAGCCGGCGGCGTGGTCGGACCTACGGCCGATGGTGCGGCTGCGTACGACACTTGAACCGCGGCCCGAGGTGAGCCGGCGGTTCGACGAGCCCTTCGTGGCGCTCGTGGACGAATGGGAACGCCGCGGCTGGCTCCCCACGGAGACGGCCGCCTACGCACGGGAGCACGGATGA
- a CDS encoding histidine phosphatase family protein: MTTAATTLFLTRHGETVWHEENRYTGVSDIALTPLGLEQAEALGAWAAGAGLDAILTSPLSRARRTAEPAARATGIVPVVEPDLLEVDFGVAEGRTLGELRASHPREVDAFLDDPAAHPFPSGEDPRSAAARGAAALLRIPHDHPGHRVLVVAHNTLFRLVLCRLLGLPESTYRRVFPGLHNCALTELRLTPPGASLITLNVPTWPLPPA, encoded by the coding sequence ATGACCACCGCCGCCACGACCCTTTTCCTCACCCGGCACGGTGAGACCGTCTGGCACGAGGAGAACCGCTACACCGGGGTCAGCGACATCGCGCTCACCCCGCTCGGGCTCGAACAGGCCGAGGCGCTCGGGGCATGGGCGGCGGGCGCCGGGCTCGACGCCATCCTCACGTCCCCGCTGTCCCGTGCCCGGCGCACCGCCGAGCCCGCGGCGCGGGCCACCGGGATCGTTCCCGTCGTCGAACCGGACCTGCTGGAGGTCGACTTCGGCGTCGCCGAGGGCCGCACCCTGGGCGAGCTCCGCGCCTCCCACCCCCGCGAGGTGGACGCCTTCCTCGACGATCCCGCAGCCCACCCCTTCCCTTCCGGCGAGGACCCCCGCTCCGCCGCGGCCCGCGGCGCCGCCGCGCTTCTGCGCATCCCCCATGACCACCCCGGGCACCGTGTCCTCGTCGTCGCCCACAACACCCTCTTCCGCCTGGTCCTCTGCCGCCTCCTCGGCCTCCCCGAAAGCACCTACCGCCGGGTCTTCCCCGGCCTCCACAACTGCGCCCTCACCGAGCTCCGCCTCACCCCTCCCGGCGCGTCCCTGATCACCCTCAATGTCCCCACCTGGCCGCTACCGCCCGCCTGA
- a CDS encoding family 78 glycoside hydrolase catalytic domain has translation MTVFGLRRGRRRRAAVLAVLVATALAVPTAASARAPGGQSGGPSSGHGSGGPLAPVGLRADGQASDVLTDAAHPSFAWTVRDTGRAEAQTAYELRVAPAARNGGKPAAGASWDSGRVRSADSTAVSYAGPALAADRTYTWTVRTWNKEGAASPWSAPASFDTGLLNATDWSAWWLRTDDGALTRGDFTVAKPVARARLYFGAQGIVEPHLNGARVQASEVLDSSVTDYNSRVLYRDLDVTRQLRQGANTLGFMAGKGQFSGQPVFVAQLDITYTDGSTAAFGTSPSWRTTAGPVTGDDFWYGETYDARKAAPGWDAPGHDDSGWTAAHALFPVAHPVSLAQGKPVTALDTTTTAGWSPAALTDGIDNSVDASEGYHSKIETTADTTKWVQTDLGSEQRLRTLTLFPARPTNDTAGDLIGAGFPVRYKVEVSDDPTFATATTVADRTGADQANPGTSPVTLSTDTTARYVRVTATKLPCNAAGCTFRLAELGVYGAHPATGYDAMTALRADVTPPTRVVQTVTPVKETRPAAGERVYDFGQNRTGWVTIKAAQPAGTTATLTQGEILDASGQVTTSNISFSASDPPRQTNRYTFAGTGTETYAPHFTYAGFRYAELTGLPDDVQVTVTAQVVHSDVPTTGQFSTSNPLLDKIQDAVAQTQLNDLESIPMDCPTRERHGWLGDAGDTDQEAMSNYDMQAFYAKWLGDIATSANADGSIPSVAPANGGQGSWATDPAWGTAYPQIIWDTYTQYGDKQPITANYAQVKAWVDYLATISDADHVVVDSPTSWGDDWLATVSTPHDYFQTAFSYLDATLLAKMATVLGKTADATHYSAVADQVKAGFLKRYFDAATGVFGNGSQLSYAMPLALGLVPAGHEQTSLDRLVQDIAAHGDHVTTGFVGTTYVYQALGAYGRNDVALALAEREDYPSFGYMVDQGPGTIWEKWPNSSAPDGTSSKDHIGLGGSIGQWFYQQLAGIQPGDSAAGAGYGRLTLAPSVVGDLTHVSATQHTVRGTVEGSWQRDGSKLTYHAVVPVGATATIRLPLLGGTASTVRESGRTLYTAGRAGQSDPGLTVGKATGQTLTLTAGSGDYTFTVTPPSTSVTHLSVTASAAAPVKAGASGDISVVVSAAGTKSGSAVVGAQVPAGWTATATPAAIPITPAATVTLATVKLTVPADAASGVHAVPIQVRAPDGTLATSTVQVSVFGSWPAGTTADASSFHAPNVVDGATRTYVPGNAIDGDPATFWNDDTQDVYPDTLTVTTPSAVTLDGVSFVSHPDGVPTDFTVQTWDGSQWATRATVSGNSAVSRWIPFDTPVTTTQLRIVITSAQNSFSRVVELAP, from the coding sequence ATGACCGTGTTCGGACTTCGAAGAGGCCGCAGGAGACGGGCGGCGGTGCTCGCCGTACTCGTCGCGACCGCGCTGGCCGTACCCACCGCCGCGTCGGCGCGAGCGCCGGGCGGGCAGTCGGGTGGACCGTCGTCCGGGCACGGCTCCGGCGGGCCGCTCGCCCCGGTCGGGCTGCGCGCCGACGGCCAGGCGTCGGACGTGCTGACCGACGCCGCCCACCCGTCGTTCGCCTGGACGGTGCGTGACACCGGCCGGGCCGAGGCCCAGACCGCCTACGAACTCCGGGTCGCGCCCGCCGCCCGGAACGGCGGAAAGCCCGCGGCGGGAGCGAGTTGGGACTCCGGCCGGGTCAGGTCCGCCGACTCCACCGCCGTCTCCTACGCCGGCCCCGCGCTCGCCGCCGACCGGACGTACACCTGGACGGTCAGGACCTGGAACAAGGAGGGCGCCGCGTCCCCCTGGTCGGCGCCCGCCTCCTTCGACACCGGGCTGCTGAACGCCACTGACTGGTCGGCCTGGTGGCTGCGCACCGACGACGGCGCGCTGACCCGCGGCGACTTCACGGTGGCCAAGCCGGTCGCCCGGGCCCGGCTGTACTTCGGCGCGCAGGGCATCGTGGAACCGCACCTCAACGGCGCCCGCGTGCAGGCGTCCGAGGTCCTCGACTCCTCGGTCACCGACTACAACTCGCGCGTGCTCTACCGCGACCTGGACGTCACCCGGCAGCTGCGCCAGGGCGCCAACACCCTCGGATTCATGGCGGGCAAGGGCCAGTTCAGCGGCCAGCCGGTCTTCGTCGCCCAACTCGACATCACCTACACCGACGGCTCCACCGCCGCCTTCGGCACCAGCCCGTCATGGCGGACCACCGCGGGCCCGGTGACCGGTGACGACTTCTGGTACGGCGAGACCTACGACGCCCGCAAGGCCGCGCCCGGTTGGGACGCGCCCGGCCACGACGACAGCGGCTGGACGGCCGCGCACGCGCTCTTCCCGGTCGCGCACCCGGTGAGCCTGGCCCAGGGCAAGCCGGTCACCGCGCTGGACACCACGACCACCGCCGGCTGGTCACCGGCCGCCCTCACCGACGGGATCGACAACTCCGTCGACGCCTCCGAGGGCTACCACTCGAAGATCGAGACGACCGCCGACACCACCAAGTGGGTGCAGACCGACCTCGGTTCCGAGCAGCGGCTGCGCACCCTCACGCTCTTCCCGGCCCGCCCCACCAACGACACGGCCGGCGACCTGATCGGCGCGGGCTTCCCGGTCCGCTACAAGGTCGAGGTCAGCGACGACCCGACCTTCGCCACGGCGACCACCGTCGCCGACCGCACCGGCGCCGACCAGGCCAACCCCGGCACCTCGCCGGTCACCCTCAGTACCGACACCACCGCCCGCTACGTCCGGGTCACCGCCACCAAGTTGCCTTGCAACGCGGCTGGTTGTACCTTCCGGCTGGCCGAACTCGGCGTCTACGGCGCCCACCCCGCGACCGGCTACGACGCCATGACCGCGCTCCGGGCCGACGTGACACCCCCGACCCGCGTCGTACAGACCGTCACCCCGGTCAAGGAGACCCGCCCCGCGGCGGGCGAGCGCGTCTACGACTTCGGCCAGAACCGCACCGGCTGGGTCACCATCAAGGCCGCCCAGCCCGCGGGCACCACCGCGACCCTCACCCAGGGCGAGATCCTGGACGCGAGCGGCCAGGTGACGACCTCCAACATCAGCTTCTCCGCCTCCGACCCGCCCCGGCAGACCAACCGCTACACCTTCGCCGGCACCGGCACCGAGACGTACGCCCCGCACTTCACCTACGCCGGCTTCCGCTACGCGGAGCTGACCGGCCTGCCCGACGACGTCCAGGTCACCGTGACCGCGCAGGTCGTCCACTCCGACGTCCCCACCACCGGGCAGTTCAGCACCTCGAACCCGCTGCTCGACAAGATCCAGGACGCGGTCGCCCAGACCCAGCTCAACGACCTGGAGTCCATCCCGATGGACTGCCCGACCCGCGAGCGGCACGGCTGGCTCGGCGACGCGGGCGACACCGACCAGGAGGCGATGAGCAACTACGACATGCAGGCGTTCTACGCCAAGTGGCTCGGGGACATCGCCACCAGCGCCAACGCCGACGGCAGCATCCCGTCCGTGGCACCCGCCAACGGCGGTCAGGGCTCCTGGGCCACCGACCCGGCCTGGGGCACCGCCTACCCGCAGATCATCTGGGACACCTACACGCAGTACGGCGACAAGCAGCCCATCACCGCCAACTACGCGCAGGTCAAGGCGTGGGTCGACTACCTCGCCACGATCAGCGACGCCGACCACGTGGTGGTCGACTCCCCGACCTCGTGGGGAGACGACTGGCTGGCCACCGTCAGCACCCCGCACGACTACTTCCAGACCGCGTTCTCCTACCTCGACGCGACCCTGCTCGCGAAGATGGCGACCGTGCTCGGCAAGACCGCCGACGCGACCCACTACAGCGCCGTCGCCGACCAGGTGAAGGCGGGCTTCCTCAAGCGCTACTTCGACGCCGCCACCGGCGTCTTCGGCAACGGCTCGCAGCTGTCCTACGCGATGCCGCTCGCGCTCGGCCTGGTCCCGGCCGGCCACGAGCAGACCAGCCTCGACCGGCTGGTGCAGGACATCGCCGCCCACGGCGACCACGTCACCACCGGATTCGTCGGCACCACCTACGTCTACCAGGCGCTCGGTGCGTACGGCCGCAACGACGTCGCCCTCGCCCTCGCCGAACGCGAGGACTACCCGAGCTTCGGCTACATGGTCGACCAGGGCCCCGGCACCATCTGGGAGAAGTGGCCGAACTCCTCGGCCCCCGACGGCACGTCGTCCAAGGACCACATCGGTCTCGGCGGCTCCATCGGCCAGTGGTTCTACCAGCAGCTCGCCGGCATCCAGCCCGGCGACTCGGCCGCCGGCGCCGGATACGGCCGGCTCACGCTCGCACCCAGCGTCGTCGGGGACCTCACCCACGTCTCGGCCACCCAGCACACCGTCCGCGGCACCGTCGAGGGCTCCTGGCAGCGCGACGGCAGCAAGCTCACCTACCACGCGGTCGTCCCGGTCGGTGCCACCGCCACCATCCGGCTGCCGCTGCTGGGAGGTACCGCCTCCACGGTCCGCGAGAGCGGCCGCACCCTCTACACCGCGGGCCGCGCCGGACAGTCCGACCCCGGGCTGACCGTCGGCAAGGCCACCGGCCAGACCCTGACGCTGACCGCCGGCTCCGGCGACTACACCTTCACCGTCACCCCGCCGAGCACCTCGGTCACCCACCTGTCCGTCACCGCGAGCGCCGCCGCGCCCGTCAAGGCCGGCGCGAGCGGCGACATCAGCGTGGTCGTCTCCGCGGCCGGCACGAAGTCCGGCTCCGCCGTGGTCGGCGCCCAGGTGCCCGCCGGGTGGACCGCGACCGCGACCCCGGCCGCCATCCCGATCACCCCCGCCGCCACGGTCACCCTCGCCACCGTCAAGCTCACCGTGCCCGCCGACGCGGCCAGCGGGGTGCACGCGGTGCCGATCCAGGTACGCGCGCCCGACGGCACGCTCGCCACCAGCACCGTGCAGGTCTCCGTCTTCGGCAGCTGGCCGGCCGGCACCACCGCGGACGCCTCCAGCTTCCACGCGCCCAACGTCGTCGACGGCGCCACCCGCACCTACGTGCCCGGGAACGCCATCGACGGCGACCCCGCCACCTTCTGGAACGACGACACGCAGGACGTCTATCCCGACACGCTCACCGTCACCACGCCCTCCGCCGTGACCCTCGACGGCGTCTCCTTCGTCTCCCATCCCGACGGCGTCCCCACCGACTTCACCGTCCAGACCTGGGACGGCTCCCAATGGGCCACCCGGGCCACCGTCTCGGGGAACTCCGCGGTCAGCCGCTGGATACCCTTCGACACCCCCGTCACCACCACGCAGCTCCGCATCGTCATCACCTCCGCGCAGAACAGCTTCTCCCGCGTGGTGGAACTGGCTCCCTGA
- the dapD gene encoding 2,3,4,5-tetrahydropyridine-2,6-dicarboxylate N-succinyltransferase, which translates to MTDTRPGAVAVGLATVADDGTVLDTWYPAPELAEQPGPAGTEHLTAERAAELLGAAAPKALGPDPRRGVRVVAVRTVIGSLDDKPLDAHDAYLRLHLLSHRLVRPNDQNLDGIFGLLANVAWTSLGPVPVAGLEDARLAARAEGTHLTVFGVDKFPRMTDYVAPAGVRIADAGRVRLGAHLAAGTTVMHEGFCNFNAGTLGTSMVEGRISQGVVIGDGSDVGGGASIMGTLSGGGTQRVSVGERCLLGAESGLGIALGDDCVVEAGLYVTAGTRVTLPDGQIVKAVELSGADNVLFRRNSTTGKVEVLQRTGSWGGLNAALHSHN; encoded by the coding sequence ATGACTGATACCCGTCCCGGCGCCGTAGCCGTCGGCCTTGCCACCGTCGCTGACGACGGCACCGTCCTCGACACCTGGTACCCCGCCCCGGAGCTGGCCGAGCAGCCCGGCCCGGCAGGGACCGAGCACCTGACCGCCGAGCGCGCAGCGGAACTGCTGGGCGCGGCCGCGCCGAAAGCGCTCGGCCCCGACCCGCGCCGGGGGGTGCGGGTCGTCGCGGTCCGTACGGTGATCGGCTCGCTGGACGACAAGCCGCTCGACGCGCACGACGCGTACCTCCGGCTGCACCTGCTCAGCCACCGCCTGGTCCGGCCGAACGACCAGAACCTGGACGGCATCTTCGGCCTGCTCGCGAACGTCGCGTGGACCTCGCTCGGCCCGGTGCCGGTGGCGGGCCTGGAGGACGCCCGGCTCGCCGCGCGGGCCGAGGGCACCCACCTGACGGTCTTCGGCGTGGACAAGTTCCCGCGGATGACGGACTACGTGGCGCCCGCCGGCGTACGGATCGCGGACGCCGGGCGGGTCCGGCTCGGCGCGCACCTCGCGGCCGGCACCACCGTCATGCACGAGGGCTTCTGCAACTTCAACGCCGGGACGCTCGGCACCTCCATGGTCGAGGGCCGTATCTCGCAGGGCGTGGTGATCGGCGACGGCTCCGACGTCGGCGGCGGCGCGTCGATCATGGGCACCCTCTCCGGCGGCGGCACCCAGCGCGTCTCGGTGGGCGAACGCTGCCTGCTCGGGGCCGAGTCCGGGCTCGGCATCGCGCTCGGCGACGACTGCGTGGTCGAGGCCGGCCTCTACGTCACCGCGGGCACCCGCGTCACCCTCCCCGACGGCCAGATCGTCAAGGCCGTCGAGCTGTCCGGCGCCGACAACGTCCTCTTCCGCCGCAACTCCACCACCGGCAAGGTCGAGGTCCTCCAGCGCACCGGCTCCTGGGGCGGCCTCAACGCGGCCCTTCACAGCCACAACTGA
- a CDS encoding alpha-L-rhamnosidase-related protein, protein MSNSTEPGAGPKRRMLLRAGAASVVAAAAMRGVTAEAAAPEAAAGTTPAGGNGVVPAAASSATASAAGGKASGVHAAPSGRWDTFKLSPATRTVSPVAVHATTGTVGNAKDLVRKAGSAATRLSGAGSSVTLDFGKEVGGYVTLTLGAGADADQKVGLTYSELSTYVSTTSSDGSNGGSNNEPPVCYTAQPAGRISTQTSVPVSGTDAADNPTSQLRGGFRYLTIVNQTAGAVELTGVSVEIAFAPNAADLRAYPNYFSCDDDLLTRIWYAGAYTVQTNIVANNQGRVWGPPAVGWNNGARIGESGDTVLVDGAKRDRTVWPGDLGISVLTDYVSLGDMRTVRDSLQTLYNHQAASGALPYAGPAVDFIGNSDAYHLWTLIGTASYLQFTGDTGWATGIYPKYKAALDYITAKIDSDGLLNVTASADWARTDSDGKNIEANAIMYRALVTAGPFARAAGDTATAAGSAATAAKLKSAVEAAGYWDGGAGLYRDKPGSTLYPQDGNALAVWFELVPDADRASAVSQALGARWTPVGALTPEKSAEAVHPFPGGMEVHAHFAAGRDSTALDLIRREWGYMLNAPQGTASTFWEGYRTDGSSDYSGSYMSAAHGWSTGPTSALTFRLLGIAPADDGGTAGYRVAPHPGGVGRAEGQLTTPAGVIGVSWRDRGRGEFDLTVTAASGAVGEIAVPVPADGSYVVKVDGRTAWDRAPRLYSARREGSHVLLTGVPAGSRTVTVRRG, encoded by the coding sequence ATGTCGAACAGCACGGAACCGGGCGCCGGGCCGAAGCGGAGGATGCTCCTCCGCGCGGGCGCCGCCTCGGTGGTCGCCGCCGCGGCGATGCGCGGCGTGACGGCCGAGGCGGCGGCGCCCGAAGCCGCGGCCGGCACAACCCCCGCGGGCGGCAACGGTGTTGTGCCGGCCGCCGCGTCGTCGGCCACCGCGTCCGCGGCCGGCGGCAAGGCGTCCGGCGTGCACGCCGCTCCGAGCGGCCGGTGGGACACCTTCAAGCTCTCCCCCGCGACCCGCACCGTCTCCCCGGTCGCGGTGCACGCCACCACCGGCACCGTCGGCAACGCCAAGGACCTGGTGCGCAAGGCCGGTTCGGCCGCGACGAGGCTCAGCGGCGCGGGCTCCTCGGTCACCCTCGACTTCGGCAAGGAGGTCGGCGGCTACGTCACCCTCACCCTCGGCGCCGGCGCGGACGCCGACCAGAAGGTGGGCCTGACCTACAGCGAGCTGTCCACCTACGTCAGCACCACGTCGAGCGACGGCTCCAACGGCGGCTCCAACAACGAGCCCCCGGTGTGCTACACCGCGCAGCCCGCCGGCCGGATCAGCACCCAGACCTCCGTGCCCGTCTCCGGCACCGACGCCGCCGACAACCCGACCAGCCAACTGCGCGGCGGCTTCCGCTACTTGACGATCGTCAACCAGACCGCCGGCGCCGTGGAGCTGACCGGGGTCAGCGTGGAGATCGCCTTCGCCCCCAACGCGGCGGACCTGCGCGCCTACCCCAACTACTTCTCCTGCGACGACGACCTGCTCACCCGCATCTGGTACGCGGGCGCCTACACCGTGCAGACCAACATCGTGGCGAACAACCAGGGCCGGGTGTGGGGCCCGCCCGCGGTCGGCTGGAACAACGGCGCCAGGATCGGGGAGTCCGGCGACACCGTGCTCGTCGACGGCGCCAAGCGCGACCGCACCGTGTGGCCCGGCGACCTCGGCATCTCCGTCCTGACCGACTACGTCTCGCTCGGCGACATGCGGACCGTGCGCGACTCCCTCCAGACGCTCTACAACCACCAGGCCGCAAGCGGCGCCCTCCCCTACGCGGGCCCGGCCGTCGACTTCATCGGCAACTCCGACGCGTACCACCTGTGGACGCTCATCGGCACCGCCTCCTACCTGCAGTTCACCGGTGACACCGGCTGGGCGACCGGGATCTACCCCAAGTACAAGGCCGCGCTGGACTACATCACCGCCAAGATCGACAGCGACGGGCTGCTCAACGTCACGGCGAGCGCCGACTGGGCGCGGACCGACTCCGACGGCAAGAACATCGAGGCCAACGCCATCATGTACCGGGCGCTGGTCACCGCGGGACCGTTCGCCCGGGCGGCCGGCGACACCGCGACCGCGGCCGGCAGCGCCGCGACCGCCGCGAAGCTCAAGTCCGCGGTGGAGGCGGCCGGTTACTGGGACGGTGGCGCGGGGCTCTACCGCGACAAGCCCGGCTCCACGCTCTACCCGCAGGACGGCAACGCGCTGGCCGTGTGGTTCGAGCTGGTGCCGGACGCGGACCGGGCGAGCGCGGTCAGCCAGGCGCTCGGCGCGCGCTGGACGCCGGTCGGCGCACTCACCCCGGAGAAGAGCGCCGAGGCGGTGCACCCCTTCCCCGGCGGCATGGAGGTGCACGCGCACTTCGCGGCCGGCCGCGACAGCACCGCGCTCGACCTGATCCGCCGCGAGTGGGGCTACATGCTCAACGCGCCCCAGGGCACGGCCAGTACGTTCTGGGAGGGCTACCGCACCGACGGCAGCTCGGACTACTCCGGCTCCTACATGAGCGCCGCCCACGGCTGGTCCACCGGGCCGACCTCGGCGCTGACCTTCCGGCTGCTGGGCATCGCGCCCGCCGACGACGGCGGCACCGCCGGCTACCGCGTCGCCCCGCACCCGGGCGGAGTCGGCCGCGCGGAGGGGCAGTTGACCACTCCGGCCGGCGTGATCGGGGTGTCCTGGCGGGACCGCGGCCGCGGCGAGTTCGACCTGACCGTCACCGCCGCGAGCGGCGCGGTCGGCGAGATCGCGGTGCCGGTGCCGGCCGACGGGTCCTACGTCGTGAAGGTGGACGGCAGGACCGCGTGGGACCGCGCACCGCGCCTCTACTCCGCCCGCAGGGAGGGGAGTCACGTCCTGCTGACCGGCGTGCCGGCGGGCAGCAGGACGGTCACGGTCCGGCGCGGCTGA